Below is a genomic region from Streptococcus salivarius.
GAGGAAGCTCAAAGAGAGGATGCTGCCTCTCTAGCTTGTTTACTAGAGACTGTAGCCTTGGAATCGGATTTTCTAGCACAAGATGATAGAAGTTCTATACTGAGTGCTGAACAGTTAGCCACTTATATTGAAGGTCATCAGCATAGGCTTAATGAGATTTGTTTGGTGGCGAAATTGGGTCATGAGGTCATTGGTGTTTGTAATGTTACCTCTGATCAAGATACTAAGACTAGTCATATTGGCGATGTATTTATTGCGGTTTCTAAACCCTACTGGGGGAATGGTGTTGGCCAGTTTCTTATGGAAACAATGATTGACTGGACAGATCATACCCCAGCTATCCGCCGCTTAGAGTTGACAGTTCAAGCACGTAATGAACGTGCGGTTCATCTCTATCAAAAATTTGGATTTGACATTGAAGGCACTAAGAAACGTGGTGCAAGAACTAAAAATGGAGAATTTCTAGATGTTTATCTTATGGCTAAACTCATAGATTAGGAAAAAACATGAAACTTGGACGAAAAATTTTATTGATGTTGTTGGCGATTTTTGCAACGACAGTAGTAGCTGCTGGTATTTACCTAACGACAACTTATAATTACGCCACAGGCGAATTGTCAAAAACGTTTAGGGCTTCTAAAGCAACTTCGGGGAATAGTAAGGCTATTCAACAGACTAAGCCTATAACTATTCTCTTGATGGGGGTAGATACAGGATCCAAAGAACGTAAGGAAACCTGGGAAGGAAACTCTGATACCATGATTTTGGTAACAGTGAACCCTAAGACTAAGAAAACAACCATGACCAGTTTGGAACGTGACCTTTTGACAGATATTGAGGGGTCGGGTGAAGCAAAACTAAATTCAGCATATGCTGAAGGTGGTGCTGACTTGGCTATTTCAACCATTCAAAAGGTTTTGGATATTGATATTGACTATTATGCACTGATTAATATGCAGGGTATGATTGATCTGGTAGATGCTGTTGGTGGTATTGAGGTAACGAATCATTTTGATTTTCCAATTTCGATTGCAGAAAATGAACCTGAATTTCAGGCAAAAGTTGAGCCTGGAACCCATAAAATCAATGGTGAGCAAGCTTTAGTCTATTCACGTATGCGTTACGATGACCCTGATGGTGACTATGGTCGACAAAAACGTCAACGTGAGGTTATTCAAAAAGTTGTAGCTAAGCTCTTGAAGATGGACTCTATTGGTTCTTACAAGAAAATTTTATCGGCTGTAAGTTCTAATGTTCAGACAAGTATCGATCTTGGTGATACCAATACTTTGCGTAGCTTGATGGGTTATAGTGATGCCCTTAAAAATATTAAATCATACCAATTGGCCGGTTCGGATGCCATGATCAATGGAGGAAGCTATCAAGTAGCCTCCACTGAGGATATTCTTAAGGTGCAAAATCGTATCAAGAAGGAAGTTGGTAAGAAAAAAGTCTCTGAATCTAATCTTAAGACTAGTTTGGTTCTCTATGGTTCTGGTAGCTCTAACTATGGCTCAGATGATTTTGTTAATTCCAAAGGAAACGTGGCTTCGAGTGAAGTATCTTCAAATTATGAGGCCTGGCCATCTGAGGCAGCAGGTGGTGGATCGGTAAGTACCTACAATGGAGGCACTACCTATAGCAATAACTATAGTGAAAACACTGGTAATTATGTTCAGGAACAAGGTACGACAACCCCTACATACAATAATAATGGATCGGGTGTGACTACTTACAGCACTGTTCCAGCGGCGCAATAAATAAGGTTGGGTGATTCCCAACCTTTTTGCTTTGAAATGATATGGTTATTCCTTGCAATGGCTTTTGAGCTATGCTATAATATAGGAAGATAACGAAAGAGAGGCGGAGTAGAAACTTCGTCTCTTGTGTGTGTAAGGAGGTCATAATGTCGCAAAAAATTATTGATCTCGTGACGGCAGTCGTAGCTCCAGCTATTCCTGAGCCATACGAACTGGTCGATATCGAGTACGAAAAGCTTGGCGGTGACTATGTCTTGTCAGTTTTGATTGATAAGCCAGGAGGTATTACTGTAGAAGATACTGCAGACTTGACTGAAATTATCAGTCCCCTCTTGGATACTATTCAGCCTGATCCTTTCCCGGATCAATACATGCTGGAAGTTTCTAGTCCAGGGTTAGAGCGTCCCTTAAAAACCAAAGAAGCTTTGACAAATGCTGTTGGTCAATATATCAATGTTAGTCTTTACAAGGCTATTGATAAGATCAAGATTTTCCAAGGTGACTTGGTGGCCTTTGATGGGGAAACCCTAACAATTGATTACCTTGATAAGACTCGCCATAAAACTGTTGAGATTCCCTATCAAACAGTTGCTAAAGCTCGTTTGGCAGTCAAACTCTAAAACTCTTAGTGTAAATAAAGAAAGGATGCCAGTTTTAGCCTTTAGAGGCTAAAACAACAAAGAATATGAGCAAAGAAATGCTAGAAGCCTTCCGTGTCTTGGAAGAAGAAAAACACATTAACAAGGAAGATATCATCGATGCTGTGGTTGAATCGCTTAAGTCAGCCTACAAGCGTCGTTATGGTCAGTCAGAATCAGCTGTAGTTGAATTCAATGAAAAAACAGGTGATTTTCAAGTTTATACTGTTCGTGAAGTTGTAGATGAAGTCTTTGATAGTCGTTTGGAAATTAGCTTGAAAGATGCCCTTGCTATCAGCTCTGCCTACGAGCTTGGTGACAAGATTCGTTTTGAAGAGTCAGTCGATGAATTTGGCCGTGTCGCAGCGCAATCTGCCAAACAAACCATTATGGAAAAGATGCGCAAGCAGATGCGTGAAATTACTTATAATGACTATAAGCAACATGAAGGTGAAATCATGCAAGGAACAGTTGAACGTTTTGACCAACGTTTCATTTATGTGAATCTTGGAACGCTCGAAGCTCAATTGTCACGCCAAGACCAAATTCCTGGCGAAAGCTTTAAGTCACACGACGTCATCGATGTTTATGTTTATAAAGTTGAAAACAACCCTAAAGGTGTTAACGTCTTTGTAAGCCGTAGCCATCCAGAATTCATCAAACGTATCATGGAACAAGAAATTCCTGAAGTATTTGATGGAACTGTAGAGATCATGAGCGTGTCTCGTGAAGCTGGTGATCGTACCAAAGTTGCTGTTCGCAGTCATAACCCTAACGTTGATGCTATTGGTACTATCGTTGGTCGTGGTGGAAGCAACATCAAGAAAGTTGTCAGCCGTTTCCACCCAACACGTTTGGATGCTAAGACGGGAATTGAAGTTCCTGTTGAGGAAAATATTGACGTTATTCAATGGGTTGAAGATCCAGCTGAATTTATCTACAATGCTATTGCACCGGCTGAAGTGGACTATGTTCTCTTTGACGAAGATGATAGCAAACGTGCGACAGTAGTTGTACCAGATAACAAATTATCTCTTGCAATTGGTCGTCGTGGACAAAACGTTCGTTTGGCAGCTCATTTGACTGGTTACCGTATTGACATCAAGTCAGCTTCTGAATATGAAGCACTCGAAGCTGAAAAAGCTGAGGCTGCTACTGAGGAAGTTGTTGACGAGATTGTTGCAGAAGATGCTACACCTGTTGAAGTCACAACAGAAGAAGTAACTGAAACAACAGAAGCAGAATAAGAAGAACATAGAGGTGTTTGATGGCTAAAACACGAAAAATACCTTTACGCAAATCAGTTGTCTCAGGAGAAATCATTGATAAACGTGATTTGCTCCGCATTGTAAAAACTAAAGATGGTGAGATTTTCATTGATCCAACAGGAAAGAAAAATGGCCGAGGTGCTTACATTAAATTAGATAATGAAGAAGCTCTCCAAGCTAAAAAGAAACGTGCTTTTAACCATAGTTTCTCCATGGATGTTCCTGAAAGTTTTTATGATGAACTCATTGCTTATGTGGATCACAAGGTCAAAAGAAGAGAGTTAGGTCTTGAATAACACAGAAAAATTGTCAAATATGTTGGGACTAGCACAAAGAGCTGGAAAGCTTATTTCTGGCGAAGAACTTGTCATCAAGGCAGTTCAATCAGGACAGGCGAGACTAGTTTTTCTTGCCAATGATGCTGGTAGTAACGTGACTAAAAAGACGACTGATAAATGTAACTACTATAATATAGAAGTCTCCACAGTGTTTAACGCACTGGAATTAAGCATGGCTATTGGTAAACCAAGAAAAACGGTTGCTGTAGTTGATGCTGGATTTTCAAAGAAAATGAGGACTCTTATGGACTAAAGAATAGGAGGACATCACGTGTCAAAGAAACGATTATATGAAATCGCAAAAGAGGTTGGTGTAGAAAGTAAGGTTGTTGTTGCGAAA
It encodes:
- a CDS encoding GNAT family N-acetyltransferase, which translates into the protein MAEQELVIEEAQREDAASLACLLETVALESDFLAQDDRSSILSAEQLATYIEGHQHRLNEICLVAKLGHEVIGVCNVTSDQDTKTSHIGDVFIAVSKPYWGNGVGQFLMETMIDWTDHTPAIRRLELTVQARNERAVHLYQKFGFDIEGTKKRGARTKNGEFLDVYLMAKLID
- the brpA gene encoding biofilm formation/cell division transcriptional regulator BrpA, with the translated sequence MKLGRKILLMLLAIFATTVVAAGIYLTTTYNYATGELSKTFRASKATSGNSKAIQQTKPITILLMGVDTGSKERKETWEGNSDTMILVTVNPKTKKTTMTSLERDLLTDIEGSGEAKLNSAYAEGGADLAISTIQKVLDIDIDYYALINMQGMIDLVDAVGGIEVTNHFDFPISIAENEPEFQAKVEPGTHKINGEQALVYSRMRYDDPDGDYGRQKRQREVIQKVVAKLLKMDSIGSYKKILSAVSSNVQTSIDLGDTNTLRSLMGYSDALKNIKSYQLAGSDAMINGGSYQVASTEDILKVQNRIKKEVGKKKVSESNLKTSLVLYGSGSSNYGSDDFVNSKGNVASSEVSSNYEAWPSEAAGGGSVSTYNGGTTYSNNYSENTGNYVQEQGTTTPTYNNNGSGVTTYSTVPAAQ
- the rimP gene encoding ribosome maturation factor RimP yields the protein MSQKIIDLVTAVVAPAIPEPYELVDIEYEKLGGDYVLSVLIDKPGGITVEDTADLTEIISPLLDTIQPDPFPDQYMLEVSSPGLERPLKTKEALTNAVGQYINVSLYKAIDKIKIFQGDLVAFDGETLTIDYLDKTRHKTVEIPYQTVAKARLAVKL
- the nusA gene encoding transcription termination factor NusA gives rise to the protein MSKEMLEAFRVLEEEKHINKEDIIDAVVESLKSAYKRRYGQSESAVVEFNEKTGDFQVYTVREVVDEVFDSRLEISLKDALAISSAYELGDKIRFEESVDEFGRVAAQSAKQTIMEKMRKQMREITYNDYKQHEGEIMQGTVERFDQRFIYVNLGTLEAQLSRQDQIPGESFKSHDVIDVYVYKVENNPKGVNVFVSRSHPEFIKRIMEQEIPEVFDGTVEIMSVSREAGDRTKVAVRSHNPNVDAIGTIVGRGGSNIKKVVSRFHPTRLDAKTGIEVPVEENIDVIQWVEDPAEFIYNAIAPAEVDYVLFDEDDSKRATVVVPDNKLSLAIGRRGQNVRLAAHLTGYRIDIKSASEYEALEAEKAEAATEEVVDEIVAEDATPVEVTTEEVTETTEAE
- the rnpM gene encoding RNase P modulator RnpM; its protein translation is MAKTRKIPLRKSVVSGEIIDKRDLLRIVKTKDGEIFIDPTGKKNGRGAYIKLDNEEALQAKKKRAFNHSFSMDVPESFYDELIAYVDHKVKRRELGLE
- a CDS encoding YlxQ-related RNA-binding protein; translated protein: MNNTEKLSNMLGLAQRAGKLISGEELVIKAVQSGQARLVFLANDAGSNVTKKTTDKCNYYNIEVSTVFNALELSMAIGKPRKTVAVVDAGFSKKMRTLMD